In Streptomyces sp. NBC_00414, a single window of DNA contains:
- a CDS encoding glycerol-3-phosphate dehydrogenase/oxidase: MRTATLGPAERAESLAAMAERELDVLVVGAGVVGAGTALDAVTRGLSTGLVEARDWASGTSSRSSKLIHGGLRYLEMLDFALVREALKERGLLLERLAPHLVKPVAFLYPLQHKGWERLYAGSGVALYDAMSMARGHGRGLPTHRHLSRRHALRVAPALKKDALVGALQYYDAQMDDARYVATLVRTSAAYGAKVANRARVTGFLREGERVVGATVQDVEGGGEYEIRAKQVVNATGVWTDDTQAMVGERGQFHVRASKGIHLVVPKDRITSTSGLILRTEKSVLFVIPWGRHWIIGTTDTEWDLDKAHPAASSADIDYLLEHVNSVLAVPLTRDDVQGVYAGLRPLLAGESEATSKLSREHTVAHPAPGLVVVAGGKYTTYRVMAKDAVDEAVHGLDQRVAECVTEDIPLVGAEGYRALWNARARIAARTGLHVVRVEHLLNRYGSLAEEVLDLITADPTLGDPLPAADDYLRAEIVYAASHEGARHLDDVLTRRTRISIETFDRGTRSAREAAELMAPVLGWDKDQIEREVEHYQKRVEAERESQRQPDDLTADAARLGAPDIVPL; the protein is encoded by the coding sequence GTGCGGACAGCGACACTGGGACCGGCGGAGCGCGCCGAGTCACTCGCGGCGATGGCCGAGCGCGAGCTGGATGTGCTCGTCGTAGGAGCGGGCGTGGTGGGCGCGGGCACCGCGTTGGACGCCGTGACCCGCGGACTGTCCACCGGACTGGTCGAGGCGCGTGACTGGGCGTCGGGCACGTCGAGCCGGTCGAGCAAGCTGATCCACGGCGGCCTGCGCTATCTGGAGATGCTCGACTTCGCGCTCGTACGGGAGGCGCTGAAGGAGCGCGGGCTCCTGCTGGAGCGGCTCGCACCGCACCTCGTGAAACCCGTCGCGTTCCTGTACCCCTTGCAGCACAAGGGCTGGGAGCGGCTGTACGCCGGTTCGGGCGTCGCGCTGTACGACGCGATGTCGATGGCGCGCGGCCACGGGCGCGGACTGCCGACGCACCGCCACCTCTCGCGGCGCCACGCACTGCGCGTCGCCCCCGCCCTGAAGAAGGACGCCCTCGTCGGGGCGCTGCAGTACTACGACGCGCAGATGGACGACGCCCGCTATGTGGCGACCCTGGTGCGCACCTCCGCGGCGTACGGGGCGAAGGTCGCCAACCGGGCGCGCGTGACAGGCTTCCTGCGCGAGGGTGAACGCGTCGTCGGCGCCACGGTGCAGGACGTCGAAGGGGGCGGCGAGTACGAGATCCGCGCCAAGCAGGTGGTGAACGCCACCGGCGTGTGGACGGACGACACCCAGGCGATGGTCGGGGAGCGGGGCCAGTTCCACGTCCGGGCCTCCAAAGGCATCCATCTGGTCGTACCGAAGGACCGGATCACCTCGACGAGCGGACTGATCCTGCGCACCGAGAAGTCCGTGCTGTTCGTGATCCCCTGGGGCCGGCACTGGATCATCGGGACGACGGACACCGAATGGGACCTGGACAAGGCGCACCCCGCGGCGTCCAGCGCCGACATCGACTACCTGCTGGAGCATGTGAACTCGGTGCTCGCGGTGCCGCTGACACGCGACGACGTACAGGGTGTGTACGCGGGACTGCGGCCCCTGCTCGCCGGTGAGTCGGAGGCCACGAGCAAGCTGTCGCGCGAGCACACCGTGGCGCATCCGGCGCCGGGGCTCGTGGTCGTGGCGGGCGGCAAGTACACGACCTACCGGGTGATGGCCAAGGACGCGGTGGACGAGGCGGTGCACGGCCTCGACCAGCGGGTCGCCGAGTGCGTCACCGAGGACATCCCGCTGGTCGGCGCCGAGGGCTACCGGGCCCTGTGGAACGCGCGAGCACGGATCGCGGCGCGGACCGGCCTGCACGTGGTGCGCGTGGAGCACCTGCTGAACCGGTACGGGTCACTCGCCGAGGAAGTACTGGACCTCATCACCGCCGACCCCACGCTGGGCGATCCGCTGCCGGCGGCCGACGACTACCTGCGCGCCGAGATCGTCTACGCCGCCTCGCACGAGGGGGCACGGCATCTGGACGACGTGCTGACGCGGCGCACGCGCATCTCGATCGAGACCTTCGACCGGGGCACGCGCAGCGCGCGGGAGGCCGCCGAGCTGATGGCGCCGGTGCTCGGCTGGGACAAGGACCAGATCGAGCGCGAGGTCGAGCACTACCAGAAGCGGGTGGAGGCGGAGCGGGAGTCGCAGCGCCAGCCGGACGATCTGACGGCCGACGCGGCACGGCTGGGAGCACCGGACATCGTGCCGCTGTAG
- a CDS encoding nucleotide sugar dehydrogenase has protein sequence MPADLAVIGLGQLGLPLARAAATTGIATLGYECGDPAPLAAADLRRMLSTGFRPATDPAELGRVRTAVICAPTPRGADGTLDLGQVASAARTLAAHLRPHTTVILESPVYPGTTEEFLRPLLEEGSGLRAGRDFHLAYSPSRVDPGNRDHGPANTPKVIGGLTPACTESAAAFYGRLTDKVVRARGTREAETVQLLETNYRHVNIALVNEMAVLCHDLGVDLWDVIRCAETKPFGFQAFRPGPGVGGHAVPRDLAGPRTRALRMVELAQQVNDHMPRYVIQRAATLLNEHGKSARGARVLLLGVTYKSDHADQQGSPAQEIATRLMELGAAVSYHDPHVPSWSILDRPVPRVDSLYEAAADADLTILLQQHRTYDLQGLSVKAQLLLDTRGATPTGAAHRL, from the coding sequence ATGCCCGCAGATCTCGCCGTCATCGGCCTCGGCCAGCTCGGCCTGCCCCTGGCCCGGGCCGCCGCGACCACCGGCATCGCCACCCTCGGCTACGAGTGCGGCGACCCCGCACCCCTGGCCGCGGCCGACCTGCGCCGGATGCTCTCCACCGGATTCCGGCCGGCCACGGACCCGGCCGAGCTCGGCCGCGTACGCACCGCCGTCATCTGCGCTCCGACCCCGCGCGGCGCGGACGGGACGCTCGACCTGGGGCAGGTGGCCTCCGCCGCCCGTACCCTGGCCGCGCACCTGCGCCCGCACACCACGGTGATCCTTGAGTCCCCCGTGTACCCGGGCACGACGGAGGAATTCCTCCGTCCGCTCCTCGAAGAGGGCTCCGGGCTCCGGGCGGGCCGCGACTTCCACCTCGCGTACTCGCCCAGCCGGGTGGATCCGGGCAATCGCGACCACGGCCCCGCCAACACCCCGAAGGTCATCGGCGGGCTCACCCCCGCGTGCACCGAGTCGGCCGCCGCGTTCTACGGCCGGCTCACCGACAAGGTCGTACGCGCGCGTGGCACCCGCGAGGCGGAGACCGTGCAGCTCCTGGAGACCAACTACCGGCACGTCAACATCGCGCTGGTCAACGAGATGGCCGTCCTCTGCCACGACCTGGGCGTCGACCTGTGGGACGTCATCCGCTGCGCCGAGACCAAGCCGTTCGGCTTCCAGGCCTTCCGCCCCGGCCCCGGAGTGGGCGGCCACGCCGTCCCCCGCGACCTCGCGGGCCCGCGGACCCGCGCCCTGCGCATGGTCGAACTGGCCCAGCAGGTCAACGACCACATGCCCCGGTACGTCATCCAGCGCGCGGCCACGCTCCTCAACGAGCACGGCAAGTCGGCCCGCGGCGCGCGCGTGCTGCTCCTCGGCGTCACCTACAAGTCCGACCACGCCGACCAACAGGGCTCACCGGCCCAGGAGATCGCGACCCGGCTGATGGAACTGGGCGCCGCCGTCAGCTACCACGACCCGCATGTCCCGTCCTGGAGCATCCTGGACCGCCCGGTCCCCCGGGTGGACTCCCTCTACGAGGCGGCAGCCGACGCGGACCTGACGATCCTGCTCCAGCAGCACCGCACGTACGACCTGCAGGGCCTGTCGGTGAAGGCCCAGCTCCTCCTGGACACCCGGGGAGCCACCCCCACGGGGGCGGCGCACAGACTGTGA
- a CDS encoding GuaB3 family IMP dehydrogenase-related protein, which translates to MTEIEIGRGKRGRRAYAFDDIAVVPSRRTRDPKEVSIAWQIDAYRFELPFLAAPMDSVVSPATAIRIGELGGLGVLNLEGLWTRHEDPQSLLDEIVELDAETATRRLQEIYAAPIKEELIGMRIKEVRDSGVVTAAALSPQRTAQFSKAVVDAGVDIFVIRGTTVSAEHVSGASEPLNLKQFIYELDVPVIVGGCATYTAALHLMRTGAAGVLVGFGGGAAHTTRNVLGIQVPMATAVADVAAARRDYMDESGGRYVHVIADGGVGWSGDLPKAIACGADSVMMGSPLARATDAPGRGHHWGMEAVNDELPRGKKVDLGTVGTIEEVLLGPSHTPDGSMNFFGALRRAMATTGYSELKEFQRVEVTVADAQHKR; encoded by the coding sequence GTGACTGAGATCGAGATCGGGCGCGGCAAGCGCGGCCGCCGGGCGTATGCCTTCGACGACATCGCCGTCGTCCCGAGCCGCCGTACGCGCGACCCGAAGGAGGTCTCGATCGCCTGGCAGATCGACGCCTACCGCTTCGAGCTGCCGTTCCTGGCGGCTCCCATGGACTCGGTGGTCTCTCCGGCGACCGCCATCCGCATCGGGGAGCTGGGCGGTCTGGGCGTCCTCAACCTCGAAGGCCTGTGGACGCGGCACGAGGACCCGCAGTCCCTCCTCGACGAGATCGTGGAGCTGGACGCGGAGACCGCCACCCGTCGGCTCCAGGAGATCTACGCGGCTCCGATCAAGGAGGAGCTGATCGGGATGCGCATCAAGGAGGTGCGCGACTCGGGCGTGGTCACCGCGGCGGCGCTCTCCCCGCAGCGCACCGCCCAGTTCTCCAAGGCCGTCGTGGACGCGGGCGTCGACATCTTCGTCATCCGCGGTACGACGGTCTCGGCGGAGCACGTCTCCGGTGCCTCCGAGCCGCTGAACCTGAAGCAGTTCATCTACGAGCTGGACGTCCCGGTCATCGTCGGCGGCTGCGCCACGTACACGGCGGCCCTGCACCTGATGCGCACCGGCGCGGCCGGTGTCCTGGTGGGCTTCGGCGGCGGCGCCGCGCACACCACGCGCAACGTCCTGGGCATCCAGGTCCCGATGGCCACCGCCGTCGCCGACGTGGCCGCGGCCCGCCGTGACTACATGGACGAGTCCGGCGGCCGGTACGTGCACGTGATCGCGGACGGCGGTGTCGGCTGGTCCGGCGACCTGCCCAAGGCGATCGCCTGCGGCGCCGACTCGGTGATGATGGGCTCCCCGCTCGCCCGCGCGACGGACGCGCCCGGCCGGGGCCACCACTGGGGCATGGAGGCCGTCAACGACGAGCTGCCGCGTGGCAAGAAGGTCGACCTCGGCACCGTCGGCACGATCGAGGAGGTCCTCCTCGGCCCCTCGCACACGCCCGACGGCTCCATGAACTTCTTCGGCGCCCTGCGCCGCGCGATGGCCACGACCGGCTACAGCGAACTCAAGGAGTTCCAGCGGGTCGAGGTCACGGTGGCGGACGCCCAGCACAAGCGGTGA
- the guaB gene encoding IMP dehydrogenase, translating to MTANVDGVPEKFATLGLTYDDVLLLPGASEVLPNAVDTSSRISRNVRVNIPLLSAAMDKVTESRMAIAMARQGGVGVLHRNLSIEDQVNQVDLVKRSESGMVTDPITVHPDATLGEADALCAKFRISGVPVTDGNGKLLGIVTNRDMAFETDRSRQVREVMTPMPLVTGKVGISGNDAMELLRRHKIEKLPLVDDAGILKGLITVKDFVKAEKYPNAAKDAEGRLLVGAAVGASPEALERAQALAEAGVDFLIVDTSHGHNSNALNWMAKIKSSVGVDVIGGNVATRDGAQALIDAGVDGVKVGVGPGSICTTRVVAGIGVPQVTAIYEAALAARAAGVPVIGDGGLQYSGDIGKALAAGADTVMLGSLLAGCEESPGELLFINGKQFKSYRGMGSLGAMQSRGQGKSYSKDRYFQAEVASDDKLVPEGIEGQVPYRGPLGNVLHQLVGGLRQTMGYVGAASIDEMETKGRFVRITSAGLKESHPHDIQMTVEAPNYSRGQ from the coding sequence ATGACTGCAAACGTCGACGGAGTGCCCGAGAAATTCGCGACGCTCGGGCTGACCTACGACGACGTGCTGCTGCTGCCGGGCGCATCGGAAGTGCTGCCCAACGCGGTCGACACCTCGTCCCGCATCTCCCGCAACGTGCGCGTGAACATCCCGCTGCTCTCCGCGGCGATGGACAAGGTCACCGAGTCCCGGATGGCGATCGCCATGGCCCGTCAGGGCGGCGTCGGCGTACTGCACCGGAACCTCTCCATCGAGGACCAGGTCAACCAGGTCGACCTCGTGAAGCGCTCCGAGTCCGGCATGGTCACCGACCCGATCACGGTGCACCCGGACGCGACGCTGGGCGAGGCCGACGCGCTGTGCGCCAAGTTCCGCATCAGCGGTGTCCCCGTCACCGACGGCAACGGCAAGCTGCTCGGCATCGTCACCAACCGCGACATGGCCTTCGAGACCGACCGCTCCCGTCAGGTGCGCGAGGTCATGACCCCGATGCCGCTGGTCACCGGCAAGGTCGGCATCTCCGGGAACGACGCCATGGAGCTGCTGCGCCGCCACAAGATCGAGAAGCTTCCGCTGGTCGACGACGCGGGCATCCTCAAGGGCCTCATCACGGTCAAGGACTTCGTCAAGGCCGAGAAGTACCCGAACGCCGCGAAGGACGCCGAGGGCCGCCTCCTCGTCGGCGCCGCCGTGGGCGCCAGCCCCGAAGCCCTTGAGCGGGCCCAGGCGCTCGCCGAGGCCGGGGTGGACTTCCTGATCGTCGACACCTCGCACGGGCACAACAGCAACGCCCTCAACTGGATGGCGAAGATCAAGTCGAGCGTCGGCGTCGACGTCATCGGCGGCAACGTGGCCACCCGCGACGGCGCCCAGGCGCTGATCGACGCCGGTGTCGACGGCGTCAAGGTGGGCGTGGGCCCCGGCTCGATCTGTACGACCCGCGTCGTCGCCGGTATCGGCGTACCGCAGGTCACCGCCATCTACGAAGCGGCCCTCGCGGCCCGCGCCGCCGGTGTCCCGGTGATCGGGGACGGCGGTCTGCAGTACTCCGGAGACATCGGCAAGGCGCTGGCCGCCGGCGCCGACACGGTGATGCTCGGCAGCCTCCTCGCCGGCTGCGAGGAGTCGCCCGGCGAGCTGCTCTTCATCAACGGCAAGCAGTTCAAGTCGTACCGCGGCATGGGCTCGCTCGGGGCCATGCAGTCCCGCGGCCAGGGCAAGTCGTACTCGAAGGACCGCTACTTCCAGGCCGAGGTGGCCTCCGACGACAAGCTCGTGCCCGAGGGCATCGAGGGCCAGGTGCCCTACCGCGGCCCGCTGGGCAACGTGCTGCACCAGCTCGTCGGCGGGCTGCGCCAGACGATGGGCTATGTCGGCGCCGCCTCCATCGACGAGATGGAGACCAAGGGCCGTTTCGTGCGGATCACGTCGGCGGGCCTCAAGGAGAGCCACCCGCACGACATCCAGATGACCGTCGAGGCACCGAACTACAGCCGCGGCCAGTAG
- a CDS encoding sigma-70 family RNA polymerase sigma factor, with translation MRDDEAANAHGVIGALVHRAVEGDEQATHDLLAHVHPLAIRYCRTRLSRLPGDARHFVEDLAQEVCVAVLLALPRYKDTGRPFEAFVFAIAGHKVADLQRAAMRHPGSTAVPSDEMPERPDDSLGPEERALLSSDAEWAKKLMANLPENQRELLLLRIAVGLTAEETGQMLGMSPGAVRVAQHRALSRLRALAEQ, from the coding sequence ATGCGTGACGACGAGGCGGCTAATGCCCATGGGGTGATTGGTGCGCTCGTTCATCGCGCGGTCGAGGGCGACGAGCAGGCCACACACGATCTCCTCGCCCATGTCCACCCGCTCGCCATCCGCTACTGCCGTACGCGTCTGTCCCGGCTTCCGGGTGACGCGCGGCACTTCGTGGAGGACCTGGCGCAGGAGGTCTGCGTAGCGGTGCTGCTCGCGTTGCCGCGCTACAAGGACACCGGGCGCCCCTTCGAGGCCTTCGTCTTCGCCATCGCCGGTCACAAGGTGGCCGACCTGCAGCGGGCCGCGATGCGTCATCCCGGTTCGACGGCCGTGCCGTCGGACGAGATGCCCGAGCGGCCGGACGACTCGCTCGGCCCCGAGGAGCGCGCGCTCCTCAGCAGCGACGCCGAGTGGGCGAAGAAGCTGATGGCCAACCTCCCCGAGAACCAGCGCGAACTGCTCCTGCTGAGGATCGCGGTGGGCCTCACGGCCGAGGAGACCGGACAGATGTTGGGAATGTCACCCGGCGCGGTCCGGGTCGCCCAGCACCGGGCGCTCAGCCGCCTCAGGGCGTTGGCCGAGCAGTAG
- a CDS encoding response regulator transcription factor — protein MTSVLVCDDSPLAREALRRAVATVPGVERVTTAANGEEVLRRWGADRSDLILMDVRMPGLGGVETVRRLLSADPGARIIMLTVAEDLDGVALAVAAGARGYLHKDASRAELRATVTQALADPTWRLAPRRLRSAEMGAAPTLTAREIQVLEGMSHGRSNAEIGRELFLSEDTVKTHARRLFKKLGASDRAHAVALGFRWGLVR, from the coding sequence ATGACATCCGTCCTCGTCTGCGACGACTCCCCGCTTGCCCGAGAGGCGCTCCGCCGCGCGGTGGCGACCGTGCCCGGTGTAGAGCGCGTGACCACGGCGGCCAACGGCGAGGAAGTCCTCCGCCGTTGGGGTGCCGACCGTTCGGACCTGATTCTGATGGACGTACGCATGCCCGGTCTGGGCGGCGTGGAGACGGTCCGGCGGCTGCTGTCCGCCGACCCCGGTGCGCGCATCATCATGCTCACCGTCGCCGAGGACCTGGACGGTGTCGCCCTCGCGGTCGCCGCCGGTGCCCGCGGCTATCTCCACAAGGACGCCTCCCGCGCGGAGCTGCGCGCGACCGTCACCCAGGCCCTCGCCGACCCGACCTGGCGGCTCGCGCCGCGCAGACTGCGGTCGGCCGAGATGGGCGCGGCGCCGACGCTCACCGCGCGTGAGATCCAGGTCCTGGAGGGCATGAGCCACGGCCGGTCGAACGCGGAGATCGGCCGTGAGCTGTTCCTCTCCGAGGACACGGTCAAGACGCACGCGCGTCGGCTCTTCAAGAAACTCGGCGCCTCGGACCGCGCGCACGCGGTGGCGCTCGGATTCCGATGGGGCCTGGTCCGCTAG
- a CDS encoding WhiB family transcriptional regulator produces the protein MADFSRLPGPNADLWDWQLLAACRGVDSSLFFHPEGERGAARSARENSAKEVCMRCPVRAECAAHALAVREPYGVWGGLTEDEREELMGRARNRLVSASSGGNPSHH, from the coding sequence ATGGCAGATTTCTCCCGCCTTCCCGGTCCCAACGCGGATCTGTGGGACTGGCAGCTCCTCGCGGCGTGCCGCGGGGTCGACAGCTCGCTCTTCTTCCACCCCGAGGGCGAGCGTGGTGCGGCACGGAGCGCTCGTGAGAACTCGGCCAAAGAGGTCTGCATGAGGTGCCCCGTGCGGGCGGAGTGCGCGGCGCACGCGCTGGCGGTGCGCGAGCCCTACGGCGTGTGGGGCGGCCTTACCGAGGACGAGCGCGAGGAACTCATGGGACGGGCGCGCAACCGCCTGGTCTCCGCGTCGAGCGGGGGCAACCCGTCACACCACTGA
- a CDS encoding LysR family transcriptional regulator, producing the protein MIEARHLRVLRAVSATGSFSAAGRELGCTQPAVSQQMKALEASVGTPLLIRTGREMRLTQAGEALVRHAAGIIAGLTAAEEEVAAIAGLRAGRVRLVSFPSGSSTLVPTALAALRAAHPGTRVSLEEAEPPRSVEMLREGDCDVTLAFRYEGAAKVGGAAGPDEWDDLVIRPLLTDRLVGLVPEGHRLARAGAVAIGDLADEPWIAGCPRCRAQLIEVCERAGFTPRIDFATDDYPAVVGLVGAGLGVAVLPELAIESVRPKGARTVTVEPALRREIVALTLPDLAQVPAVAATLDQLARAAAR; encoded by the coding sequence GTGATCGAGGCCCGCCATCTGCGCGTTCTGCGCGCCGTCTCCGCCACCGGCTCCTTTTCGGCGGCGGGGCGCGAACTGGGCTGCACCCAGCCCGCCGTCAGTCAGCAGATGAAGGCCCTGGAAGCGTCCGTCGGTACGCCGCTCCTCATCCGCACGGGCCGCGAGATGCGTCTGACCCAGGCCGGCGAGGCCCTCGTCCGGCACGCCGCGGGCATCATCGCCGGCCTGACCGCCGCGGAGGAGGAGGTCGCCGCCATCGCGGGCCTGCGCGCGGGCCGGGTGCGGCTGGTCTCGTTCCCCAGCGGAAGCTCCACGCTCGTACCCACCGCGCTGGCCGCCCTGCGCGCCGCGCACCCCGGCACCCGGGTCTCCCTTGAGGAGGCCGAGCCGCCGCGTTCCGTGGAGATGCTCCGCGAGGGCGACTGCGACGTGACCCTCGCCTTCCGTTACGAGGGGGCGGCCAAAGTGGGGGGCGCGGCGGGCCCGGACGAGTGGGACGACCTGGTGATCCGGCCGCTGCTCACGGACCGGCTCGTCGGTCTGGTCCCCGAAGGACACCGGCTGGCCCGGGCGGGTGCGGTCGCCATCGGCGATCTGGCCGACGAGCCGTGGATCGCCGGCTGCCCCCGCTGCCGGGCGCAGTTGATCGAGGTCTGCGAGAGGGCGGGCTTCACACCGCGCATCGACTTCGCGACCGACGACTATCCGGCGGTGGTCGGTCTGGTCGGAGCCGGCCTCGGGGTCGCGGTCCTGCCGGAGCTGGCCATCGAGTCCGTACGCCCCAAGGGTGCACGCACGGTGACGGTGGAGCCCGCGTTGCGGCGGGAGATCGTCGCGCTCACGCTGCCGGATCTGGCCCAGGTGCCCGCCGTGGCGGCCACGCTGGACCAGCTGGCCAGGGCCGCGGCCCGCTGA
- a CDS encoding MOSC domain-containing protein — translation MKLLSLNLGRPKAVDYTDQAEGVTGIDKRPVDGPVRVSAPGPKGVGGSGLAGDAVCELRHHGGDDQAVYAFAREDLDDWARELGRPLADGTFGENLTTEGIDVSGARIGERWRVGSEVVLEITSGRIPCLTFQGHLGEKGWVRRFTQKGVSGAYLRVIEPGEIRAGDPIEIVHRPDHEVTVALQFRAVTVERTLLPQVLAAGDALHPETRDKARAYVEKYGGGKA, via the coding sequence ATGAAGCTTCTTTCTCTGAATCTGGGCCGGCCCAAGGCCGTCGACTACACGGATCAGGCCGAGGGGGTGACCGGGATCGACAAGCGGCCGGTGGACGGGCCGGTGCGGGTGTCCGCGCCCGGCCCCAAGGGCGTCGGCGGGAGCGGTCTCGCCGGGGACGCCGTGTGCGAGCTGCGGCACCACGGCGGCGACGACCAGGCCGTGTACGCCTTCGCCCGTGAGGACCTCGACGACTGGGCGCGCGAGCTGGGCCGCCCCCTGGCCGACGGGACCTTCGGGGAGAACCTCACGACGGAGGGGATCGACGTGTCCGGGGCGCGGATCGGGGAGCGCTGGCGCGTCGGCTCCGAGGTCGTACTCGAAATCACGTCCGGGCGGATCCCCTGCCTCACCTTCCAGGGCCACCTGGGCGAGAAGGGCTGGGTCAGGCGGTTCACACAGAAGGGGGTCTCCGGCGCGTATCTGCGGGTGATCGAACCCGGTGAGATACGGGCGGGCGATCCGATCGAGATCGTGCACCGGCCGGACCACGAGGTGACGGTCGCCCTCCAGTTCCGCGCGGTCACGGTCGAACGGACGCTGCTGCCACAGGTGTTGGCGGCGGGCGACGCCCTGCACCCGGAGACACGGGACAAGGCGCGGGCGTACGTGGAGAAGTACGGCGGCGGCAAGGCGTGA
- a CDS encoding SDR family NAD(P)-dependent oxidoreductase → MTTALITGSTAGIGAAFARRLAADGHNLVLVARDTERLGEQATELHDRHGIEAEVLTADLATDEGIESVAARVSDGKNSVDLLVNNAGFGNKGLYLDVPMADELKMLKVHCEAVLRLTSAAAESMRERGRGGVVNVASTAAFLPRGTYGASKAWVVQFTQGVAKDLAGSGVRLMALCPGFVRTEFHERAGMGTDNIPNWMWLDADKVVAAALADLARGRSLSIPDPRYKALMGVAKVTPRSLLSGISSKTGRKYGPK, encoded by the coding sequence ATGACAACGGCTCTGATTACGGGATCGACAGCGGGCATCGGCGCCGCCTTCGCACGGCGGCTGGCCGCCGACGGGCACAACCTCGTGCTGGTGGCGCGCGACACCGAACGGCTCGGCGAGCAGGCGACGGAACTGCACGACCGGCACGGCATCGAGGCGGAGGTGCTGACGGCGGATCTGGCGACGGACGAGGGCATCGAGTCGGTGGCCGCCCGCGTCTCGGACGGCAAGAACTCCGTCGATCTGCTCGTCAACAACGCGGGCTTCGGCAACAAGGGCCTCTATCTGGACGTCCCCATGGCGGACGAGCTGAAGATGCTCAAGGTGCACTGCGAGGCGGTCCTCCGGCTGACGTCCGCGGCGGCCGAGTCCATGCGGGAGCGCGGGCGCGGCGGTGTCGTCAACGTGGCGTCGACGGCCGCGTTCCTGCCGCGCGGCACGTACGGGGCGTCGAAGGCGTGGGTCGTGCAGTTCACGCAGGGCGTGGCGAAGGACCTGGCGGGCAGCGGGGTGCGGCTGATGGCGCTGTGCCCCGGGTTCGTACGGACCGAGTTCCACGAGCGGGCCGGGATGGGCACGGACAACATCCCCAACTGGATGTGGCTGGACGCCGACAAGGTGGTCGCGGCCGCGCTGGCCGACCTGGCGCGAGGCAGGTCGTTGTCCATTCCGGACCCGCGCTACAAGGCCCTGATGGGCGTGGCGAAGGTGACCCCGCGGAGCCTGCTCAGCGGAATCAGCTCGAAGACGGGCCGTAAGTACGGCCCCAAGTGA